The sequence TCCTTCTTTATCCCATTTATAtagtgtgcttggggtgggggctagtCCGTGACCTCACTCTCAGTGCTGACAGCCCCTGAATGTGCTAGTTGGTCATTGAtggtctctctgtctcctccccacccaagTCACAGAGGAGCAGAATCAATAAAGTAATTTCACTGTGCATCTGAGTGACGGGTGCACCAACCCACCCATTCAGGCCCTGTGACAAGCCCCTAAAGACAACGGTGATAGGAGCAGGCAACTTCCAGGTGAGACGGAGAGCTCTCCCGTTAGAGCGACCACAGCGCACAGGCCAAGCGCTGTGGAGCGCCCAGAACCGGAGCAATGCCGGGGAGGTGGGTTTGAATAAAAGTGACTAGGCTGAGTGGATAGGGCCATGAGTGGGATGCTGAAGGTCAGCAGCGAGGTGCCTGGGTACAGCTTTCTGGAGAGGAGGGACCTAGCGGTGCAGGCTCCATGCAGCTGCATAGATCCCTCAGTCTAGCAGCTGAACCCCCTACTTTACCCCACAGAGACTCACCTGTTGCTATTGATTTGATGTAGAAGGGGCTCCTCTGACAAATACAGGTCACATTGTGCATTGGAACATTCTGTAGCCAAGGAGAAGTTGGCCGGGGCAGGAATTTCTAGAATTGGGCTGCTTCTGCAGAGGACACTCACACCCCCTCCTTGAGCCTGCGCATCTGCAAGCTGACAGGTGTTGGCAGAGGATGGAGGGCCTCCTACACCCTCATTGACACCACAAGGTAatcgcccagcccctccccacaaataCTCTCCCTGTGACTCATTCTCTGTCCGCCGCGTTTCAGCTTATGGGCATGGCTGCCTATGTGCCCTTGAGGAACTCCCTGCTCGGGGCGAGCGTCCGACCTGGCTGTCAGTCCAGCCCTTCGGCTTCTCCATGGCAAGCCATGTGAGAAGAGCGATGCTGTCTCCTGGGTGGGAAGCATtcccgagctggggctggagacAAAGCTGCCGGTGTCTCCTGCCATCTCCTGGCCACTGCTGGGCAGTGCAGCGCATAACTGAAGCGCCACATCTGGGTAAGGAAACTGTAcagcgggccatgaatgctcacaaaattgggggttggggtgtgggagggctgcGGCTGGGGGTACGAGCTCTGGGGATAaagggttcggagggtgggagggggaatcagggctggggcaggggcacggGCATGAGAGGGGGTCAGGCTctaggcagcgcttacctcaagcagtgcccagaagcagcagcatgtcccccttcctATACAGAGGGGCAGTCAGGCGGCTCTGCGTGGTGCCCCATCCGCAgacaccgcccctgcagctcccattggctgtggctcccagccagtgggagctgcgggggcagcacttggggcgggggcattgtgcagagacccctggctgGCCCTACACATAGCAGCTAGggggggaacatgctgctgcttccaggagccatgcagagtggggcaaggcccagatcctgcttCCTGGCAGGAACTCAAAGGCCAGATTAAAACCcctggagggctggatgtggcctacgcgctgtagttttcccacctctgatGTGGATCAACCTCTGTGCCTGATTCACAGAGGAGGTGGGCACCACCGCAGCAGGACCAGTCGAgttctaaggctacatctacactgcaatcagaggcgTAACTGCAGCACCTGTAGTtatacccaagctagctagatCGAAGCTGCAGTCCCACCTCTGGCTGAACCGTGTCCAGACCTTAGTTCCCAGACATCAGATTGGAGCACCCCCTTTTAAGAGGCAGCTGATCAAAATAATTGTGCATACCTCGTCTGACCTGTTTCTGATCAAAGGCCAGAGACTTCCACCTGGTGATTCCTGCACCCTGGCCTCCGGATTAGTGacacagagaagggcagcagcctcccagagggaaggagctgcagagttggggcCGGTGTTAGATGTTTTGCCACCcagggcaaaaaacaaaacaaaccattgTTCCGCATCACTCCCACCCCCAAGCCGACAGTCTAAGAAAAGAGACAGGGAGATGTGGCACCCCCAGCCCGTCCAGATTCTGATTTGGCACTACCAGAAGTTTGCACTGAGGGCAACTGCCTCCATGAGCTGCCCTGCTCAGAGCTTAGCAGCCACCAATGCCTCACCTGGCCCAGGACTTAGAATCCAAGCCCCATGGAGTTAGGCACATAATGCCTGTCCCTGGCTTCCGCTACAGAGCCCTACGTCTCCTTGGTGAAGGGATCCCTGCTCTTTATTTtctgcctctccccttccctcggCCAGTGTTTGCTGCACTGTCTGTCCTCAGTCCTGCAGCACTGTTAGAGCTATTCCCCTAGCCTTGTGGGCCCGGGAGGGAATAAGGGGGTTGATTTGTGAAAACAGTTGCCTGGTCTTGGAAGGTAGCGTTTTGGCAACGCTCCGGGCTCGACACACCCTTCTTACCGACCAGCTTAAACCAAGCTAGTCCAACTTCCTCCTAGAGTGCCAGGTGCATTCCCCTCTCGGCCGATGCCCTGCCTCCACGGCCCTCGCTGACAGAGATGCAGAACACAGGATGTGCTCTCAGGGCCCAGAGGAAGGATGACCTTGTGGACTGGGATTGAGATCcagtcagttcctggctctgccaggtcACTGACTTCAAGCAGAACATTTCACAGATTATTTCGTGACAGGCTCTTGGCTGGTTTGGGTGTGGAGAATTGTGtctagttttggtccccccacgaCAGAAGGGACGTCGATaatttggagagagtccagcggagggcaatgaaaaggaTTAGGGAGCTGAGGCAtgtgacttacgaggagaggctgagggaacagcgcttatttagtctacagaagagaagagtgaggggggatttgacagcagccttcaactacctgaaggggagtgtGACAGGTTCAAgtacagaaacccctttgggactgtcacctgcagtgctgagactacctctgagcccattttttctgccagtttgggcctccaacaccctgccttgttgagccagacaagccagtctgctccaacacagactcagggtctgaaccacacgcCCCAAAACTGCcagtttaactgaaaacagcttaagaagtgctcctgtctccagcacccagacacccagctcccaatgggatccaaaccccaacctcattttactctgtatagagcttatacagggtaaacttctaagttgtctgccctctataacactgattgagagatatgcacagctgtttgctcccccaggtactaGTCACTaactctgggttcaataataagcAAAAGTTATATTTAATAACACgacaagtaggatttaagtggttccaagcaataacaggcagaacaaagtaagttaccgagcaaaataaaagaaaacacgcaagtctaatcCTAATACAGtgggaaactgaatacaggtaaatctcaccctcagagatgttccaataagcttctttcacatactggactccttcttagtctgggcccaatcctttccctggtacagtttTTGTTAGCTCCAGCTCAGATGGTAACTAGGAGATTTCTCATGACAGGAAcctcttttgttctgttccacccccttatatagctttggcacaaggcaggaatcttttctcTTCTTgggtccccatccctccttctaaatggaaaagcaccaggtttaagatggattccagtaccaggtgacatggtcacatgtcctgtgagacaccAAAGCCTTCATTTTTCCTGGCCTGACCGACAGGGagacttgcaagtaaacagagccatttatcaCCAgctgtcctagttgatgggagacatcaagattccaaaccaccactaatggcccacactttgcataattacaacaggaacttagagttatattttatatttttagtttTATGATACAcaaaatgatacatttatacaaataggatgactacattcagtagattataagctttgcaatgataccttacaagagaccttttgcatgaagcatattccagttacattatgtcaagtatcagagggtagccatgttagtctggatctgtaaaagcagcaaagaatcctgtggcaccttatagactaacagacgttttggagcatgagctttcgtgggtgaatacccacttcctcagatgcatctcatgcatctgaggaagtgggtattcacccacaaaagctcatgctccaaaacgtctgttagtctataaggtgccacaggattctttgctgcttttacagttacattatattcacactcactaaaataaaatcataccgagtgcaacatcacagagggttccaaagaggatggagctcggctgttctcagtggtggcagatgacagaacaaggagcaatggtctcaagttgcagtgggggaggtctaagttggatattaggaaacactatttcactaggagggtggtgaagcactggaatgggttccctagggaggtggtggaatctccatccttagaggtttttaaggtcaggcttgacaaagccctggctgggatgatttagttggggttggtcctgatttgagcagggggtaggactagttgacctcctgaggtctcttccaaccctaatcgtcTACGAATCTATGACGATATCAAATGGTGAAAGTTCATTGGGTTCCGAGTTATGTGTATGCAAAAAAGTTATAAACCGGAGGAAACAAGGAGTTAAAAACTCACCTGGTGGCATCAGCCACTACTTCTCCGACTGGCTCATCAGGGCGCAGGGTGGACGGGCAGGTAATGAAACCGGGCGGCAGTGCTGAGTTACAGGAATTGCATTCCACGCTCTGTATCCAGAGAAAACTCCCATCTGGAGGCACAGAATTCCAAAGGGATTGGCTGGCATCTGGGCTGGGATTAAGCAATAAGCCATTGGTGCCTGCCTGGTGTTGCGAGGCACAGGACAAAACATATAAGGGTTGATGATTCTCTGTGTTCAAGACGGGCACAGAAAGCCCTTGTTTCTGGGCCTCGCAGGAGTCTGCCCATCCTCCGGTGTAAATTAAAGCAGCTTTAGGGCAGTTCTATTTCAGGCACATATACAGCCCTCTCGCATGAGTGTTTTTATTCTCATAACACCTCTGTGCAGTACAGAAACacttattatccccattttacagagggggatgaaagcacagagagactaggtgacttacccaaggccagacagggagtcagtggcagagcaaggacttgaaaccAAGTTTGCCAAACCCTAAgcaagtgccttaaccactggaccatccttcctctttgcTTCCTACTTGAACTCACATGCTGCTTCCCACGGGCTTTAATAAGCAAAGAAATGCTGTAATGTGGGGCTTTCCAGCCATGCCTCCGGATTTTAAACATCGATTCCCTTTATCGCTGGGAAGACAAGGTTCAGAGTGTTTTTAGTAATGTATCCTTCCCCTGAGAAAAACAGTGACTCATCAGTCGGCGTATCCCCCCATGGccgggcctgacatggctggctCTCCTCCTCTGGTGCACCCGGCGGacagctgctgttgcccaggcCATGGGTTGCTTCTTCTCATAGCTCAGCTCACGTGCAGGCCGACCCCTCAAATGGTGTCAGAACTCCCCCTGCAAACAACTATCTAATAGCCGAAGTCCAGGACTTCAGTCCCCACTCTGGGctttcctcctcccacctcctcccccagggctTCCTGCAATCCTGGCTCCTCTCAGCCTCCTGGCTGCCTCCCTGGATAACatcctgccctcactctgcctcaacCCTTTCCAAGCTCTGCTGAGTCCTTGTACTGAGGGACACCTCCCGGAGCTTTGTCCCCAGAAGGCCAGCTTGTCCGCTCCCATCCAGGGCctccccaggggagggggggggcaagtgaggcaatttgccccaggctcaggtctccacaggggcccccacgagaatatagtattctatagtattgcaacttttttttatggaaggggcccctgaaagtgcttttccccaggccccctgaatcctctgggtggccctgctcccaTCAGGGCTCATACAGGAGCACCTGATCCCTCTCTCCCATGTGCCCGTCTGAGGAAAGAAGCCCAAGGCCTATGGCTCCCTTCGCCCCACAGCTAGCATTCATCCTGAACTGGGCCTGGCCCACCCTCCAGGTGCAACTCGGTTCACTAATTGCTCCCTGGCTCCACTTAACCCTTTCACTGCCCATGTGGCACAACCCTTCACAAGTTCCTAACAGGAAATGACCTGGGAGGAAGGTTTTAAGCGCCATTTTTTCCAGGGGCCTGGACTCTGCTGACCCCCTTCTCCCGCCTCCTCTGCGGTCCAGCTTCAGCTAACACCTTCAGCTCACATCTTGCATTGCAACAGCTGAACGCAGAGGGTTGGAACACTACAGCCCTAATTTCTAATCAATATGAGCGAAATGCCAGGGCTACTGAGTGTGGGGGAAGAGACCACGTTGGCTTAAAATCCAGCAATTCTTTCCCAGGCAGCCAGAATCCTCACCCAGGAGGACTGACTCCCCGAACGCTGGCTAGAGGCTGTACCACCCCCTAAACCACTTCCACTAGCATTTCCCTCCCTTTGCCTCTGCCATGCCACTCTGATCTGCAGCCCTGCTAGTGGGGCAAGGAGAACCCAGCGCAGTCATTTATAGAGTTCAGAGTGCTACTTaagcctcatgcttcagggcttaaactGAGAGATTGAAGGATCAGGAAGGGATCTCCTCCAACCTCtatttaatgggcagcaggtttaaaacaaataaaaggaagttcttcttcacacagcgtgcagtcaacctgtggaactccttgcctgaggaggttgtgaaggctgggactataacagcgtttaaaagagaactggataaattcagggaggttaagtccatcaatggctattagcccggatgggtaaggaatggtgcccctagcctgtttgtcagagagtggagatggagggcaggagagagatcacttgatcattgcctgttaggttcactccctctagggtaaccagatgtcctgattttatagggacagtcctgatttttgagtcttttcttatataggcttctattacccccgaCCCCCTGTccggatttttcacatttgctgtctggtcaccctaactccctttgggacacctggtattggccactgtgggaagacaggatactgggctggatggaccttaagtctgacccagtctggcccattcttatgttcctatttaTAGAACTCCACAGCTAGTCAGGTGCACTATGGgattactttttcttctttgaatcaTCGGctattggccactgccagagccagGATAATAGGGTATGTATAGTAGGGGTCTGATCTTTTTACTGTTGCCCCACTCGTTAAAACAGCCTTGCTTCATTCCAGGGCCTCAGAGCTGGTCACAGGGATCAGCCATGCTGCAGGAGGCATCATGGAAATGTTCATCTGAGATAAGTATCTATAGTAACACTTGCCCTTTCCAGGGCATTCTGTCAGAGCCCTGTCCTGGTTTATTGCTTGTCGGTGCTGACATTTTTGTGTCTGTGACTATAATCGCTGCTATTCAGAGTGTGCCAGACCGCAGAACAAATGGGAGAAGTAAATAAATGTAATAATGAAGACAATGAACCTTGCAAACAAAAGGGTAGCAGGTGGCAGGGTAGGCCAAGGGGTGCTGGCTTGctagccaggacacctgggttctgctcctgatGCTATTGCTCATCAGCTCTGTGTCCTCGGGCaaagctctgtgcctctgtttcccctcccaccctctgtttTGACTAtgtaaattgtaaactctttggggcaggacatGTCTCCCGTTTTGTGACTGCAAAGCACCTAGCACCACAATAATGGCACGTAGCCCTTGCATCCGGAAGTcagaaagcattttacaaaggaaatcagcgtccattttgcaggtggggaaactgaggcactgagcggagaagtgacttgcccactaggccacactgcattCCCAGATGGGACCCTCATCTCCAGGTGGGGCTCCATACAAATAATCTTTAGTGAGTGTTCAAAGAGTTACACATTGTAGGAGCTGGCTCAGGCAATCCACAGCAATTAGAGATGGCAAAGCCCTGGTGGGCCACCTTTCCCCCGGCTGGTTTGAGATAACTCAAGCCAACACAACACACCCGACTCATCTCAGCACATGACCGCATGGTTCTCAAGACACGGGACAGATTGTGAGGGCAGCGTTGCCTGAACTATAGCTTACTAACCCCGCTCCCCCACCAGCCACAAAGCTTGAGTCCTGAGTCAATTCCACACCTTGCTGATTGCAAATGCTTTAGTGACATCATCGCGACTCCCCTTCACCATGGCAACAGATTCCAACAGCTGCTAGCCCAGAACTGtgacaataaataaatgcaaaggaCAAAACAGGGGATCCTGTGTTGGGCATGCACTAACATGCGCTCCAGATTGATGGCAGCCTGTGAAATAATAGTACCTACCTCTTATGTAGCactttccatcagtagatctcaccTGGCTTTCCAAAGGAGGTCagcagcattatccccattttatagatggagaaactgaggcaggggaccAGGAAGTGacttagaatcataaaatatcaaggttggaagggacctcaggacatcatctagtccaaccccctgctcaaagcaggacaaatcctcaactaaatcatcccagccagggctttgtcaagcctgaccttagaaacctctaaggaaggagattccaccacctccctaggtaacccattccagtgcttcaccaccctcctcgtgaaaaagTTTGCCAAAGTGATCCCAGGCTTGTAATCACACTCTCTCTAGAGTCCAGGGTTCACTTCAGACAGGAATGATGTCAAAAGAGCCCAGGAAAACTCCCTCTGATATGCCTTTGGGAATGCAAATACAATGCATGCCACCCTTAAGTGAGACATCGCCTGCAGGGTGCAATGACACATGTCGGGAAGCACATGGAGTTGGGTCCCCTGGGGCAGAGTGGCTGCAGCCCATGTGTTTGCCTTGCGGCCTGAGAGCAGCTCACTCTTCTGCGGAGACGGGCCAGGGATTTTGCTGCATTAGAGCAGGGGTGCTTAAACTTCATtacactgtgacccccttctgacaacaaaaaattactacacgaccccagtcagggggaccgaagcctgagcccttcTGGGAAGCCCGAGACCTGCAGCCCCAGCAGGacacctgtaacctgagcccccctgcccagGCCAGGACTTGGGACACAGAGGAAGCTTGCAATGCTGCTGCCCAGGATGTGCTTTGCTGTGATTTAACAGAAAACCTTCCTCAAAAGCTGTCTGGTCCAGCAGACAGTGCCTTGGCCTGGGGTCTGTTTCCTGCcctgccactgagctgctgtgTGACCTAGGGCGAGTCACATCCTCTCTTTCCCCTCTTACCTCTGTGTGTCTctccttgctgatttaaatcataagCTCATCAGAGCAGCAATTGTCTCTTTCACCAtgttttttgtacagcacctagcacagaggGGCCCAGATCTCAGCCACGTCTTCTGGGTGCTGCTGTCATAATACTAACTAACCCTGTCTCCAGAGCTGTCGCCCTTTACAAGCCCTCTACACACTTacaatatttaaaagaaatcattaaaaaggcCCGTGGTGCTGGTCCCTTGACACCCATCACTTTCTGCTATAGCTGCAACTGTTTGCAGTGCAGTAGTGACACCTGGTGGTCAGGTGGCTCAGCAACACGCATGTAGGGTGTCCTACAGTCTGCTGCTGTTTAAAGGTTGGAGAGAATAATCCATTGTTTTAGAGACTGATTTTAAAGGCACCTAAGTGCTTTTGAATATCCCACTAGGTGTCTATTTGCATCTTTATACACTTAAAAGACCTTTAAAAACTGGCATTGGTGCCTCTGctggggtgaccagacgtcccgattttacagggacagtcacgattttggggtctttttcttgtataggctcctattacccccccacccccatctcgatttttcacacctgctgtctggtcaccctagcctctgCCCAGGTCTCCCTCCAATTGGCAGTCCCAAGGATGTGGATAGCCGGCTACTTTCTCACAACTAGAGGAGTTCTTGGTTGGCTCAAGAGGCAGAGACCTGGCCTGGGATTGTCAACAGAGTTAAAGGGAGTTAGATGCCCATGTTGCATGGGAGTTGGGCCCTTATTCCCCTGTACCCCTTTGATAATACCAGCTTTGCTGCTAACAGTCCTTCACTCAATCCCCGCCAATTACCATTTGTCCATTTTGTTACAACAACAAATTGATGAATTATCTTTTTGCTCCTTTAAAATAACGTTGCCAACATTCAGCTGATATCAGTATAAAGCTCTTTGAAAGGATCACAAAGCAGACCCTTTATATTGGGTTCCTTTGGCCCAAAGACTGGTTCATTCAACTTCTCGCTTTATCCTGTAgctattagttaaaaaaaaaatgaaacggGCATAATAGTTAGCTCAAGTACACATGGAGTCAGAAAGATACAGTGAAAAATGAACAATAACAAAAGTCTCGTTTCAGatcagatgggcagggatggaagaaagggagagaatgAAGGCAAACAGGAACAGAAGGGAAACAGCTTCGCTGAAGAAGCTGGAATGATGTCATAGTTCTCGCTATGACAACAGTGATCAAACCTGTCCTGGACCTAAGCTAACTCCCCTAAAAGCCACTTCCCATTTTACCTTTAGGGAGGCCGTTTCTGCCTCCACCAGAATGTCTTCAGACAGCCCAAGGACAGGTAGCTCAAGACTATCCAGTCCAGACCCCATGACTCCAAGGTCAATGAATCCACAATCAGGCAGTCTAGGGACAAGGAGCCTTTCTCTAAGATCTGGGGCCCATTCTCCAGATCAGTACCTCAAGGCTAAAGGAACAGCAGAAGAAAGCCGGTTCACTAGAGAGTGGTCTAGTTCCCCCGTGAAAGACCGCCCTGTTGTGAAGAAGACAGGAGCCGTTGTGATAGAAACGGGTACTGGGACCTGTAAAGCAGGGTTTGCTGGGCAGCAGAAACCCAAATCCATTGTTGGTACTTTGCTCGGCCATCTTTCGGAGAGGTCAATAAAGTCTGGAGGGACAGGACCAGACACTTTTGTTGGAGAGAGAGCCCGACTGCAACCCAATGTGGAGATCATTTTTCCTGTGAGGAATGGCATCATCATCGATTGGGAGGCAGCAGAAGTCCTCTGGAGACACATGTTCTATCATGACCTTAAGGTTCCTCCAGAAGAGCATGCTCTATTGATGTCAGAGCCACCCCTCAGCCCTACCACCAACAGAGAGAAGATGGTGGAAGTGGTGTTTGAATCTCTGAACTCTCCTGGCATGTACATTGCTTATCACTCTGTCTTGTCAGTATACGCCCATGGGAAAATCAGTGGCTTGGTGGTAGATACGGGTTACGCAGTGACCCACACTGTACCGGTCCTTGAAGGTTACAACTTGCCACATGCCATTCAGAGAATGGATATTGCCGGATCTCACTTAACTTCCTTTCTGCTACAGCTTCTCAGGGACACTGGGCATGCATTTAATGAGAGGATGATGCATATTGT comes from Gopherus flavomarginatus isolate rGopFla2 chromosome 24, rGopFla2.mat.asm, whole genome shotgun sequence and encodes:
- the ACTL9 gene encoding actin-like protein 9; translation: MSSDSPRTGSSRLSSPDPMTPRSMNPQSGSLGTRSLSLRSGAHSPDQYLKAKGTAEESRFTREWSSSPVKDRPVVKKTGAVVIETGTGTCKAGFAGQQKPKSIVGTLLGHLSERSIKSGGTGPDTFVGERARLQPNVEIIFPVRNGIIIDWEAAEVLWRHMFYHDLKVPPEEHALLMSEPPLSPTTNREKMVEVVFESLNSPGMYIAYHSVLSVYAHGKISGLVVDTGYAVTHTVPVLEGYNLPHAIQRMDIAGSHLTSFLLQLLRDTGHAFNERMMHIVEDIKHKFCYVAADFESECNLPKKEYMVDFQLPDGQIISLGKERFQCPERLFNPPNMPGVSLVGIHGMAQRSLKKVPKEARRDMHQNILLCGGSSLFEGLEKRFSSELLQKVPANTKLRVSSIPLRNYAAWTGGSILASLKNFQSCWIRKEKYQEHGPYIVHRKCY